A part of Roseitalea porphyridii genomic DNA contains:
- a CDS encoding DUF6492 family protein, whose protein sequence is MTPKNAIVTASYAPDFERCAILCETIDRHVTGHSCHYLLVDTVDAPLFRRLEGPGRRVITETELLPAWLRRMPTALSPGGRRVWVSPFTLPLHGWHVQQIKRIAVAALLDDDGLLFCDSDTAFVRDYDLSDMWVGDRVRLFRREHGARETPVADHMRWVEHAGRTLGIAEADRNDHDYVSQFVTWRRRTVLDMCDHIERLHGRHWVSVLGRSRKFSECMIYGAYVDCILGGAGHVVADRPYGAVRWFDPAPTDAELDAMIAGLEPYQVGIGVQAFVDMEPERFRAAVLGRRARAA, encoded by the coding sequence ATGACGCCGAAGAACGCGATCGTCACCGCCTCCTACGCGCCCGACTTCGAGCGCTGCGCGATCCTGTGCGAGACGATCGACCGGCACGTGACCGGCCATTCGTGCCACTATCTGCTCGTCGACACGGTCGACGCGCCCCTGTTCCGCCGGCTGGAGGGGCCCGGTCGACGGGTCATCACCGAGACCGAGCTGCTGCCGGCCTGGCTCCGCCGCATGCCGACCGCGCTGTCGCCGGGGGGGCGTCGCGTCTGGGTCAGCCCGTTCACGCTGCCGCTGCACGGATGGCACGTCCAGCAGATCAAGCGCATCGCGGTCGCCGCCCTGCTCGACGATGACGGCCTGCTGTTCTGCGATTCCGATACCGCCTTCGTGCGCGACTACGACCTGTCGGACATGTGGGTCGGCGACCGCGTGCGCCTTTTCCGGCGCGAGCACGGCGCGCGCGAAACACCCGTCGCCGATCACATGCGCTGGGTGGAGCACGCCGGCCGCACGCTCGGCATCGCCGAGGCCGACCGCAACGACCATGACTATGTCAGCCAGTTCGTCACCTGGCGCCGCCGCACCGTGCTGGACATGTGCGACCATATCGAGCGCCTGCACGGCCGGCACTGGGTCTCGGTGCTCGGCCGTTCGCGCAAGTTCTCCGAATGCATGATCTACGGCGCCTATGTGGACTGCATCCTGGGCGGCGCCGGCCATGTCGTCGCCGACCGTCCCTATGGCGCGGTGCGCTGGTTCGATCCGGCCCCGACCGACGCCGAACTCGACGCGATGATCGCCGGCCTCGAGCCCTATCAGGTCGGCATCGGGGTGCAGGCATTCGTCGACATGGAGCCCGAACGGTTCCGCGCCGCCGTGCTCGGAAGGCGCGCCAGGGCCGCCTGA
- a CDS encoding lipopolysaccharide biosynthesis protein yields the protein MKQASLNSAPTLAHRSPETAAQLAGKYARAFSGDGARVFIQLLYFYLVANTLTIAEFGLFATASSVGIVLSRLSGFGFLSPLYRIATVKPHLIGAYTGGYIAAVAASLPLVALIGWAVHAALFADAMTLVAFALIVATEVLFWRTLEVVINVNKGLERFGRASLIIVFGFSVKALAALALALSPAPDLAGWAQIYFVSQGAMALVAVALFYPRLRLRLPLRLFGRRIRDALSVSGAEILFYLQNELDKLIVLSLAGPTAAGLYAIVMRLVDLTAMPVRTFSMMLAQRLMRRPQMLDSVRMRAGFEAGIFVLSTLGLAAMAVVFSFKPDILGDNVAQAAPLLIAVLFVPALRNLIEYQSELLYGRGQTVTRLVLYAVIGSLKAGLMAVLLTRGLEPSVWFVWVNAVFALLYAVSFAVTYRAMARPALRV from the coding sequence GTGAAACAGGCCAGTCTGAACAGCGCGCCGACCCTGGCGCACCGGAGCCCGGAAACCGCCGCGCAGCTTGCGGGCAAATATGCGCGCGCCTTTTCGGGCGACGGCGCCCGCGTGTTCATCCAGCTCCTTTATTTCTACCTCGTCGCCAACACGCTGACGATCGCCGAATTCGGCCTGTTCGCGACCGCCTCGTCGGTCGGCATCGTGCTGTCGCGCCTGTCCGGCTTCGGTTTCCTGTCGCCACTCTACCGGATCGCAACGGTCAAGCCGCACCTGATCGGCGCCTATACGGGCGGCTACATCGCCGCCGTCGCCGCGTCGCTGCCGCTCGTCGCGCTGATCGGCTGGGCGGTCCACGCGGCGCTGTTCGCGGACGCGATGACGCTTGTGGCGTTCGCGCTGATCGTCGCCACCGAGGTCCTGTTCTGGCGGACGCTCGAGGTGGTGATCAACGTCAACAAGGGGCTTGAGCGGTTCGGGCGGGCCTCGCTGATCATCGTGTTCGGCTTTTCGGTCAAGGCGCTGGCGGCGCTGGCCCTGGCGCTGTCGCCGGCGCCAGACCTGGCCGGCTGGGCGCAGATCTACTTCGTCTCGCAGGGCGCGATGGCGCTCGTCGCCGTGGCCCTGTTCTATCCGCGGCTGCGGCTGCGCCTGCCGCTGCGCCTGTTCGGCCGGCGCATTCGCGACGCGCTGTCGGTCAGCGGCGCCGAGATCCTGTTCTACCTGCAGAACGAACTCGACAAGCTGATCGTGCTCTCGCTCGCCGGCCCGACGGCGGCCGGCCTCTATGCGATCGTCATGCGCCTCGTCGACCTCACGGCGATGCCCGTGCGCACCTTCTCGATGATGCTCGCCCAGCGCCTGATGCGGCGGCCGCAGATGCTCGACAGCGTGCGCATGCGCGCCGGCTTCGAGGCCGGCATCTTCGTGCTCTCGACGCTCGGCCTGGCCGCGATGGCGGTCGTCTTCTCGTTCAAGCCGGACATCCTTGGCGACAATGTCGCCCAGGCCGCGCCATTGCTGATCGCAGTGCTGTTCGTGCCCGCCCTGCGCAACCTGATCGAATACCAGTCCGAACTGCTCTACGGCCGCGGCCAGACCGTGACGCGCCTTGTCCTTTACGCCGTGATCGGGTCGCTCAAGGCCGGCCTGATGGCCGTGCTGCTGACGCGCGGGCTGGAACCGTCGGTCTGGTTCGTCTGGGTCAATGCGGTCTTCGCGCTGCTCTATGCGGTCTCGTTCGCGGTGACCTATCGGGCGATGGCCCGGCCGGCGCTGCGCGTCTAG
- a CDS encoding Wzz/FepE/Etk N-terminal domain-containing protein — protein MFDPASSGASSSLLMRASAREGAGSDDTGQDGRDGHRSARARRAARRPNPLLAALGRSDEDTADTRPDPPAEERPARDAQPSTDGENHARPSPPVSPPAPRADPAQRRDAPEPGAPLVDPIVMLSTIWRWRFAIALCTVLGGIIGVLVALSIPHRYTAYSEVLIDPREVQLVGRDLEREFLANEAALAIVDSRLSLVRSRPVLERVIEATNLDQDPEFNGASEGGIGLRDGLGVIMSLFGDETPVETSARTTLENLRDAIEIDRTTRTFVVTIGVEANAPRKAAMLANEVTRAFVEEQGSISSDKAREANTALTGRLDELQARVEQAERSIEEFRVENGLVSAQGRLLSEDDLAAASNQLAEARAATIRARSKAEEASGITIDDAIAGSVPIDLTTPSLTTFRAQHSALRQTAAQLEDQLGPRHPRLTAAQAATEAARQDIAAELGRIVQGAQSELRRAVQTEQELAAQVARAKAAKSDQSEAMVTLRDLQAEAEAARAIYSSALLRARETGEIGALGTVNAAILSPAEPPLTASSMSRKTIAIAFTIAGFLVGLGIATLAGLKNAVSLEAFNGARAAASEPPAGPRPGGSSPTRKASQDTTTMHPGYPYAPAPYQPQPSAQPTGYGQPHAPQHQPGNGWPPASQPFGQPASWPGQPQPSPYPQGGYPQAPAGHGAHPQPAYPPQMPMPPQAGHPGGWQQPQPEPAAMHGPYGAPGHVPQAAPGYQQAPWPQQPAPMAAPHWPAPTASYPPPGAQPHAPAPASDEMDELRRSIDDIREVVEELAARRGNVRRFA, from the coding sequence ATGTTCGATCCTGCCTCATCCGGCGCCTCGTCCTCCCTCCTGATGCGCGCAAGCGCCCGGGAAGGGGCCGGGTCCGACGATACCGGCCAAGACGGGCGCGACGGCCACCGGTCGGCCCGCGCGCGCCGCGCCGCACGTCGCCCGAACCCGCTGCTCGCCGCGCTCGGCCGGTCCGACGAGGACACCGCTGACACGCGGCCGGACCCGCCGGCAGAGGAACGGCCGGCGCGCGACGCACAGCCTTCGACGGACGGCGAAAACCATGCACGGCCGAGCCCGCCCGTTTCGCCGCCGGCACCGCGCGCGGACCCGGCCCAACGCCGGGATGCACCGGAACCGGGCGCGCCGCTCGTCGATCCGATCGTGATGCTGTCGACGATCTGGCGCTGGCGGTTCGCGATCGCGCTTTGCACCGTGCTCGGCGGGATCATCGGCGTTCTGGTCGCCCTGTCGATCCCGCACCGCTACACGGCCTATTCGGAGGTGCTGATCGACCCGCGCGAGGTTCAGCTCGTCGGACGCGATCTGGAGCGCGAGTTCCTGGCCAACGAGGCCGCGCTCGCCATCGTCGACAGCCGACTTTCGCTGGTGCGGTCGCGTCCAGTCCTCGAACGCGTGATCGAGGCCACCAATCTCGACCAGGACCCCGAATTCAACGGCGCCTCCGAGGGCGGGATCGGCCTGCGCGACGGGCTCGGCGTGATCATGTCGCTGTTCGGAGACGAGACCCCCGTCGAGACGTCGGCCCGCACCACGCTCGAGAACCTGCGCGACGCCATCGAGATCGACCGCACCACGCGCACCTTCGTCGTCACCATCGGCGTCGAGGCCAACGCGCCGCGCAAGGCCGCCATGCTGGCCAACGAGGTCACCCGCGCCTTCGTCGAGGAACAGGGTTCGATCAGCTCGGACAAGGCGCGCGAGGCCAACACGGCGCTGACCGGCCGGCTCGACGAGTTGCAGGCCAGGGTCGAGCAGGCCGAGCGCAGCATCGAGGAGTTCCGCGTCGAGAACGGGCTGGTCAGCGCCCAGGGCCGATTGCTCAGCGAGGACGATCTCGCCGCCGCCAGCAACCAGCTCGCCGAGGCCCGCGCGGCGACGATCCGCGCCCGCTCCAAGGCCGAGGAGGCAAGCGGGATCACCATCGACGACGCGATCGCCGGCTCGGTGCCGATCGACCTGACGACACCGTCGCTGACCACCTTCCGGGCCCAGCATTCGGCGTTGCGCCAGACCGCCGCGCAACTCGAGGACCAGCTTGGTCCGCGCCATCCGCGCCTGACCGCCGCGCAGGCGGCGACCGAGGCGGCCCGCCAGGACATCGCCGCCGAACTCGGCCGCATCGTCCAGGGCGCGCAGTCCGAACTGCGCCGCGCCGTGCAGACCGAACAGGAACTGGCCGCCCAGGTCGCCCGCGCCAAGGCGGCCAAGAGCGATCAGAGCGAGGCGATGGTCACCCTGCGCGACCTGCAGGCCGAGGCCGAGGCCGCCCGCGCGATCTACAGCAGCGCGCTCCTGCGCGCCCGCGAGACCGGCGAGATCGGCGCGCTCGGCACGGTCAACGCAGCGATCCTGTCGCCGGCCGAACCGCCGCTGACCGCCTCGTCCATGTCGCGCAAGACGATCGCGATCGCCTTCACGATCGCCGGCTTCCTTGTTGGCCTGGGCATCGCCACGCTGGCCGGCCTGAAGAACGCGGTCAGTCTCGAAGCCTTCAACGGCGCCCGCGCCGCCGCATCCGAACCGCCCGCCGGACCCCGACCCGGCGGTTCATCCCCGACACGCAAAGCCAGTCAGGACACAACCACCATGCATCCCGGCTATCCCTACGCGCCCGCCCCGTATCAGCCGCAGCCGTCCGCCCAGCCGACGGGGTACGGACAGCCTCACGCACCGCAGCACCAGCCCGGCAACGGCTGGCCGCCAGCTTCCCAGCCGTTCGGTCAACCCGCCAGCTGGCCCGGCCAGCCGCAGCCGTCGCCCTATCCGCAAGGGGGATATCCGCAGGCGCCCGCCGGCCACGGCGCCCATCCCCAGCCGGCCTACCCGCCGCAGATGCCGATGCCGCCGCAGGCCGGCCATCCGGGCGGCTGGCAGCAGCCGCAGCCAGAGCCCGCCGCGATGCACGGCCCCTACGGGGCACCGGGCCATGTCCCGCAGGCCGCGCCGGGCTACCAGCAGGCCCCCTGGCCGCAGCAGCCCGCGCCGATGGCCGCCCCGCACTGGCCGGCGCCCACCGCGTCCTATCCGCCCCCCGGCGCCCAGCCCCATGCGCCCGCGCCGGCATCCGACGAGATGGACGAGCTGCGCCGGTCGATCGACGATATCCGCGAGGTGGTCGAGGAGCTTGCCGCCCGCCGCGGCAATGTGCGCCGCTT